The Mytilus galloprovincialis chromosome 2, xbMytGall1.hap1.1, whole genome shotgun sequence genome has a window encoding:
- the LOC143063842 gene encoding uncharacterized protein LOC143063842: protein MMIPILIFAFLTVVSGLLHTSHDGTLQCQCTCTPVGNPNEKIFTSGNLNIIDKKTSTNNEQLLLEDNIKMDKEETLPTIAPAKLPVDKPITQFNDIAVSKIKHSLGLGVHRPIYETIKPKEVVKPEIKWSHTASSSSSDVTKNTVEDVTSSLMKNKDIPTSEVLVNKPTIEKISNTQDGQKTVIDQVKSTTDKSLSRTNSNQNTAVNQHIQQRFISSSQDADKVAADIGFVMDGSSLNPILSGGLSGGMGYSSGTGYIVETINKNSPENQAAGKFVQRNSNVQNGQVVSGVLNPSNSKPDEVNTVGGIVKTTSHSTAEKVEIATNEERKTNDQTKFKSRRQMTNSNPKLPPIQAKKPQIDNKNNQKLTTIHEAKKPQMNNNNNNQELPNNQSQKPLISNNNNQNNQKLPNNQFKHKSTNVWNTLNNNVKNNNKQQTVNNEQIRKTRWPNNNQQTDGNMWNKQQMKPFQIQRDLKHGVLSNNNNQWGNSNNWGTTQDPFGTMNMDPLLFLGQHQFK, encoded by the coding sequence ATGATGATCCCCATTCTTATCTTCGCCTTTTTGACAGTGGTTAGTGGACTTTTACATACGTCACATGATGGAACATTACAATGCCAATGTACGTGCACGCCTGTTGGAAATCCTAACGAAAAAATATTCACTAGTGGGAATCttaatataattgataaaaagacCAGCACTAACAATGAACAATTACTCTTGGAAGATAATATTAAAATGGATAAAGAGGAAACATTACCAACGATTGCCCCTGCTAAATTGCCTGTTGATAAACCTATTACACAATTTAATGATATAGCAGTTTCTAAAATCAAACATTCTCTTGGTTTAGGAGTACATAGACCGATCTATGAAACTATTAAACCTAAAGAAGTAGTAAAACCTGAAATCAAATGGTCACATACTGCAAGTTCAAGTTCAAGCGACGTAACCAAGAATACAGTCGAAGATGTAACAAGTAGTTTAATGAAAAATAAGGATATACCCACAAGCGAGGTACTTGTGAATAAACCTAcaatagaaaaaatatcaaatactcAAGACGGTCAGAAAACTGTTATTGATCAAGTAAAATCAACAACTGACAAAAGTTTGTCTCGTACCAACAGTAATCAAAATACAGCAGTAAATCAGCACATACAACAAAGATTCATTTCATCAAGTCAGGATGCAGACAAAGTTGCTGCAGATATAGGTTTTGTCATGGATGGATCTTCACTGAATCCAATACTAAGTGGTGGTTTGTCTGGTGGAATGGGATATTCCTCTGGAACTGGGTATATCGTTGAGACTATAAACAAGAACAGCCCAGAAAATCAAGCAGCAGGAAAGTTTGTCCAGCGCAACTCAAATGTACAAAATGGGCAGGTTGTATCGGGAGTTTTAAATCCTTCAAATTCAAAACCAGATGAAGTAAATACTGTTGGTGGTATTGTGAAAACCACTTCTCATTCAACCGCTGAAAAAGTTGAGATTGCAACAAATGAAGAAAGAAAAACGAACGATCAAACCAAGTTTAAAAGCAGGCGACAAATGACTAATAGTAATCCAAAACTACCACCTATCCAGGCGAAAAAGCcacaaattgacaataaaaataatcaaaaactaACAACTATCCACGAGGCTAAAAAGCCACAAatgaacaataataataataatcaagaaCTACCAAATAACCAGAGTCAAAAGCCACTAAttagtaataataataatcaaaataatcaaaaactACCAAATAACCAGTTTAAGCATAAGTCAACTAACGTATGGAATACCCTTAAcaacaatgttaaaaataacaacaaacagcAAACGGTGAATAATGAACAGATCAGGAAAACAAGATGGCCAAATAACAACCAACAGACAGATGGAAATATGTGGAACAAACAACAAATGAAACCGTTCCAGATTCAGCGGGATCTCAAACATGGAGTGCTGAGTAATAACAATAACCAGTGGGGTAATAGTAACAATTGGGGAACTACTCAAGATCCGTTCGGAACAATGAATATGGATCCATTACTGTTTCTTGGTCAACATCAATTTAAATGA